The following nucleotide sequence is from bacterium.
AGGTTTAGGGGAATACTGAGGCGCAGGCTTCTTTTCAACCTTGTAGTAAGGCACAATAGGTATCTCCACAGCCTCTTCAGGTTTCGAGTAAATCTCTGCGAACTCCGTTTGCGCTATGGTTGCGGCTTCAACCTCGGCTTCTGTCTCCGCTTCTACAGGCACGGCAGGCTTAGCCTCGGGGGGAGGGGCTACAAGGTTTTCGACTTCGAGGTTTATGTCTTCAGAGATGATCGCCTTTTTGGCGGTTCTCTCATATGGCTTAATGTTAAGCTGTTGAGGCGTAAGAGCGAAAAGAGCGATGCTTATCAGCAGTGCGCCTATCAAACCCCATCGGATGTTAAAGGGGTAACTTGTCTTGATGTCTGCTACGGCTTTTGCATTCATTTCTGCTCCTAAAGATTTTTGAATTGAGTGGAGAAGGTCAGCTTGAGAGCTTTTACCTCCTTCATCTTTTCGATTAAATCGCTTACAAGTCCGTAGCGAGCGTCTTTATCTACGCGCAGAAGCACAACGAGGTCGGGTTTGTCAACGAGTTTGCCCTGAATTACGCCGGCGAACATCTCGTTGTTTGGGATAATCTTATCATCTATCGAGATGGAATTGTTTTTATCTATCCAGACGTTTGTTGTGTTGCTGCGCAAGCGAATTCTTTGCGTAGCCTCGGCTTTTGGAAGGGTTATCTTTAGGCCCTTTTCGGAGCTGAAAACCGTCGTTACCATGAAAAAGAGTATCAGAAGGAACGCGATGTCGGACATAGAAGAAGTGGGTATCTGCGCCGAAGCTTGCGATCTGCGAGCCAGTTTCATTGTCCGCCTCCTTCTTCTTCAGAAAGAGGAATAAGACTGATACGGGTGGCTTTTGCCATCTTTACCTGGTCTAAAACATCTATCATCACATTGTACGGCGCAAGTCTTGACACCTTGATTGCCACTGAAATAGAGTCGTTTGTCCGTTTAAGCGCTTTTTCTACGGATTGCCGAAGCTCCATTAAGTCGTTATAGGGAGTCAGCTTGCCTTCTTCTTCCACGAGGACCTTGCCTGTCGGAGAAACAAGTATCTGCATGATATTTCGTCCGGCGATCTTGACTTGCTCGCCCTTCTCGGGAAGGAGCATGGTAAGACCCTTCTCGCGGGCAAAGATGGTTGCGGTCATGAAGAATATTATGAGAAGGAAGGCGATATCAGACATTGAAGAGGAGGGTATTTCAGCGGCGCTTTTCTTTCTCTTCCTTAGAGAAACCATTATTTACCTCTTCTCAGCTCTTCAGGAGCCCCTTTTCAAGCAGATGGTCCACAAGTGAGGTCGCAGCCTGTTCCATATCGCGGGAGTAGCGATCGGTCATCTGAGTGAAGAGGGTGTGAAAGATAACCATCGGCGCCGCGATAGCAAGCCCTGCAGCAGTCGTTATCAGCGCTTCGGAAATGCCCGATGCGACAACGGACGGCTCCACTTCACCGGCTCTTACGATTGCTTCAAATGCGCCTATCATACCCGTAACCGTCCCAAGGAATCCGAGAATCGGCGCCAGAGTGGAACTCA
It contains:
- a CDS encoding biopolymer transporter ExbD codes for the protein MVSLRKRKKSAAEIPSSSMSDIAFLLIIFFMTATIFAREKGLTMLLPEKGEQVKIAGRNIMQILVSPTGKVLVEEEGKLTPYNDLMELRQSVEKALKRTNDSISVAIKVSRLAPYNVMIDVLDQVKMAKATRISLIPLSEEEGGGQ
- a CDS encoding energy transducer TonB translates to MNAKAVADIKTSYPFNIRWGLIGALLISIALFALTPQQLNIKPYERTAKKAIISEDINLEVENLVAPPPEAKPAVPVEAETEAEVEAATIAQTEFAEIYSKPEEAVEIPIVPYYKVEKKPAPQYSPKPDYPAIAKSAGYEGQVIVEAIVYPDGSVGEVKVTKSSGYPELDRSATDAARKWKFSPGEQRGVPVKVPVSIPFNFRLTDQ
- a CDS encoding biopolymer transporter ExbD → MKLARRSQASAQIPTSSMSDIAFLLILFFMVTTVFSSEKGLKITLPKAEATQRIRLRSNTTNVWIDKNNSISIDDKIIPNNEMFAGVIQGKLVDKPDLVVLLRVDKDARYGLVSDLIEKMKEVKALKLTFSTQFKNL